ACTTCTTTCTTTTCTGTAATGTCCGAAAAAATTCCGTTAAAATATTTTAGCTGGTTACTATAGTCAAAAACCGGTGAAAAATTTGCTAAGATGAAAAACTTCTTTCCGGATTTAGCTATGCACGGTAATTCTATCGGTTTAGCTTGTGGCTTTAGAAAATCATCAAGGTTGAAATATTTAAAAATATCAAATGATTCATCAAGCAGATCCTTAAAGAATTTGAAGCGGAGTTCTGCCTCTTCATATTCAAACATTTTAATAAAGCTGGGATTTGCAAAAATAATTTTGCCATCTAAATCCATATTACAGATAAATTCATTTGCATTAAGAACAATATTACGAAATCTTTCCTCTGAAGTTCTAAGTTCCTTTTCGATTTCAATGCGTTCAGTTACATTAGAGCAAAGCATAACAATCGATTTGAAATTTTCTTCTACCATTAACATTACTTTAACAGCAATGTGTTCATCCTTGCCTTGCTTATTTTTAGTCTTTAATTCACTTTGCCAAGGAACGCCCGTTTCAATTTCTACCACAATGCCATCAAAATACTTTTTATTGAATGCTTTAATTACCTTTCCAATAAATTTTCCATAAACCTCGCTGCGCGAGTGGTCGAATAATAATTCGGCTGATTTGTTCCAGAAATTAATGTTGCCATTTAAATCAAGACCAATTAGTGCATCAGAAACTGATGATGTAATTATTTGGTATCGCTTTAACTCTTCAAGTTCTCCTTCGTGTTTTTTCCTTTCTAAAATTTCTAAAGAAATGTCCTTTATCATTATAAAAAGAAGCTGAGTACTTTTTCTTGCAGGTTTATATGGTAGGATTTTTAATTGTAAAGTTAGAGTGTTTCCATTTTGGTCCAGTGGCAGGTTTTCTACAACAGGCCGATTTTCTGTTGAATATTTGTCAATAGCCTGCTTAACATTTTGAATAGAAGCAGCCTGGAAAAGATCAGTTATATTATTGTTTATTATTTCCTTGTCGGCAAATAACTTTTTCCCCAACTCGTTTGATGAAATATATTTGATATTAAAGTTAGCATCGGTTATAAAAAAGAAATCGCAATACTCCTTAAGTGTTTTTTCAAAAGCATCATTCTTAAACAGGTTATCCTGGCGGGCATCTGCAGTAACACGTAAATCTTCAATTACAAGAATTCCACCGCTGAAAATTTCATTTTCATTAAGCGTCGCGCCCTTTACGATTATTGAAATTTCTCCACCGCCGATTGTTTTTACACTTTTAATTTCCTTTTCAAAAAATATTCCTTCAGCAAGTCCTAATAATTCATCTTTTATCTTTAAGGAATTGATGGATTTAGTTTCCAGCAAGTTTTTGCCAAGTAGTGAACCGGATTCCTTTTTATCAAGTATACCAAAGCTGTAAAGATTTTCATTGATATGTTTGATTTCCCAATTTGAATTGAAATATAAAATCCCAATTGGAGCTTTTTCTATAATTTGAGCAAATTCTTCTACCAGATTATTCTGGTTGGTTTCTTTTTGCATAGATTTTAAAATGTTTTATAAACTCAAAAATTCTTTCAGGTTGAATATAAGAAATTTATTTAAGAGGAATTAGTAAAAAAGAATTTGCAAAGAGAAGAAATTTGAAAGAAAAATTATCGCGATGCTTACATTTTGGTTTAAAGAAATGCGCTCCTATGTTGTTTGGGGTGCTTAGATTTAGATGGTTTATAATTTCTACTTTGGCTCAACTGTAAATAACACTTTTTGAAGTATTGATGAAATTCTATACTAATTCAGTAAAAATGATAAATGAAATAAATGCAACCTTTGTTAGTGACATTCATTTATGAGTAATTTCCCACCAAAGACAAAGCTGAAATTTTCTAGAAATAAAAAACATTGTTTATTAAATAATTGTGAGTAAAACATTTTATCACACGATAAATAAGATTAAAGTTAAAACTGATTTAATTGTGTTTATAAAACGATTGTTATAAATTGCTTTTGAAAATAAACGCAGGGATGAAATGAAAGCTATTACCATAAAAGTATTTTGTCTTCATTTGCTTTTAGCAGGATTTATTGCTTCACAAACAAATCCGATATTTAGTAAATCTTCCAATTCACTATCTACAGATTCACTTATTACAAGTATAGTTTCTGAGATAAACAGTGATTCAATCAGAAGCTATATTCAGTCATTGCAGGATTTTAAAACACGTATGGTCATAGCTCCAAATAAAGACTCAGTGGTTAATTGGTTAGTAAACAAATTTAAAAGCTTTGGGCTTACTGACGTTGAAATTGATACGTGTACAGGTTTGGTTTTAGGAACATATAATATTCCGGCCTTGCAAAAGAATATCGTTGCTACTTTAAAGGGAACCGTTGATTCAAATGAGGTATTTGTTATTGGCGGGCATTATGATTCAATGAACAACAAGGGTGCAGATCCAATGATAAGCGCTCCCGGCGCCGATGATAACGCAAGCGGTGTTTCATCTGTCCTTGAGTGTGCGCGGGTAATAATGGAAAAAGGGTATAAACCCAATGCAACAATTAAATTTATTGCATATGATGGTGAAGAATTGTGTCACCCTTCTGGCAGCAAATGCTTTGCAGATAAAATTCTTGGACAAGGGAAGAAAGTTATTTTAGCAATAAATAGTGATATGATTGCTAACTCAACTTTACCTTTAAAAAATAGTGCTGTACAGATTTTTTACAATCCCAGTGACTTTTTATTTTATAAAAATCTTTCAGAATTTACTGTACAAGGAGTATCAGTTCTTAATGTAATAAGTAAAACTGATATAGTGAGTGCTGATAACGGAGAGTTTTTTAGTAACAAAATACCGACAATTGATTTTATGGAAGATCAATTCAACGGAACATTATATCATTCCTCCAATGATCTTGTTGAAAATTATAATATGGAATATTGTACGGAAATAATTAAAATTATTTGTGCTACATTAATATCGGCAATAGAGTCAAATTTGCTTCCCAAGCCTATATATATTTTAATCGCTAGACCAAAATTGTACAAAATAGAATTACAGTGGAGACCTTATAGTGAAACCAGAGTTAATGGATTTAACATTTACAGAGGATTAGCTCTACAAGGGGAAAAAATAAAATTAAACACAGAAGTAATTAAAGATACATCATATTTAGATGATACTGCACAAAATGGAATCTATTATTTTTATGAAGTTAAAGCGGTTGATAGTATGGGCAGAGAAAGTAATTTTAATAAAATAGTAAAAGCAAGAGCAATTTCTTTAGACCAAGGAATCCTAGTAGTTGATGAAACCAAAGATGGTACAGGTGCATTAACTAATCCATCAGATGCACAAGTTGATACTTTTTATAGTCAATTGCTCTATAATTTTAACAAAAAGGATTTTGATATTGTTAAAGATGGATATGTTACTTTATCAGATCTCGGGGCGTTCTCTTCGATTCTATGGCATGGCAATGATGATGTAAATTTGCTTGCATTTAAAAATAGTGAGGATATTAAAAAATATTTAGAAGCTGGTGGGAAATTATTGTTTGATAGTTTTCTCCCTTCAAAAGCCTTGGTAAGCAATATTTTTTATGAAGCAGACTACAATGTGGGAGATTTCATGTACGATGTCTTCAAGATAAAGCATATGGAAAGAAAGCCAAATACACTCTTTTTTAGTGCAAAGCCAATTGATCTGAGTTATAATTTGTTAGAAGTTGATACAACCAAAACGGCAGCTAATTTAAAATATCATTTATTAAATATTGAGAGTATTTCGGCTGCTCCTGGTGGCAAAGAAATATATAATTATGATACTAAATATGATTCAGCATCATCAAAGGGCAGTATGAAAGGATTGCCGGTAGGAGTAGAATATCTTGGCAGCGATTACAAAGTAATAACACTTAGCTTTCCTCTTTATTATATGAACCAGGAACAAGCAAAAGAACTTGTGCAAAACATAATGTTAAATAAGTTTAATGAAGCGACCGGAGTAGAACGTAAAGAAGAAAAAGTTGTCCCTGCGGAATATTTTTTATATCAGAATTATCCCAATCCATTCAATCCTTCGACAACAATACATTATCAAATTCCAGCGGCAGGATTTGTAGTACTTAAAGTTTATGATGTTCTGGGAAGAGAAGTAGCAACATTAGTAAATGAAGAAAAGCCAGCAGGTCGTTATCGAGTAGAATTTAATGCAAGTTCTCGCTCAGCGGGATTTTCAAGTGGTATTTATTTCTACCAGCTTAGGACAGGTAATTTTGTTTCAACTAAGAAAATGTTAGTGATAAAATAATTTTAATCAACGGTCTTTTACTTTCAACTTTATTAGAATAACTTAAAGGAGAACCAACAAAAACAGATCTTTGTGTTAAATATGGAATCTCACAAGCTTGGTATTTAATAACAACTGGCAGTTGTTTTTAGTTTTAAACATGAAGTATTTAAAGATACATTTACTAATAATTTCATTATTGTTTTTCTTTTCCTGCAACAAAGAAATAACAGTTGATCCACCAGAAGAACCGGTTCATACTGGAATAATTTTTATCGCATCGAATCCAACGCACGCGAAAATATTTTTAGAGAATAG
The window above is part of the Ignavibacteriales bacterium genome. Proteins encoded here:
- a CDS encoding M20/M25/M40 family metallo-hydrolase, whose product is MKAITIKVFCLHLLLAGFIASQTNPIFSKSSNSLSTDSLITSIVSEINSDSIRSYIQSLQDFKTRMVIAPNKDSVVNWLVNKFKSFGLTDVEIDTCTGLVLGTYNIPALQKNIVATLKGTVDSNEVFVIGGHYDSMNNKGADPMISAPGADDNASGVSSVLECARVIMEKGYKPNATIKFIAYDGEELCHPSGSKCFADKILGQGKKVILAINSDMIANSTLPLKNSAVQIFYNPSDFLFYKNLSEFTVQGVSVLNVISKTDIVSADNGEFFSNKIPTIDFMEDQFNGTLYHSSNDLVENYNMEYCTEIIKIICATLISAIESNLLPKPIYILIARPKLYKIELQWRPYSETRVNGFNIYRGLALQGEKIKLNTEVIKDTSYLDDTAQNGIYYFYEVKAVDSMGRESNFNKIVKARAISLDQGILVVDETKDGTGALTNPSDAQVDTFYSQLLYNFNKKDFDIVKDGYVTLSDLGAFSSILWHGNDDVNLLAFKNSEDIKKYLEAGGKLLFDSFLPSKALVSNIFYEADYNVGDFMYDVFKIKHMERKPNTLFFSAKPIDLSYNLLEVDTTKTAANLKYHLLNIESISAAPGGKEIYNYDTKYDSASSKGSMKGLPVGVEYLGSDYKVITLSFPLYYMNQEQAKELVQNIMLNKFNEATGVERKEEKVVPAEYFLYQNYPNPFNPSTTIHYQIPAAGFVVLKVYDVLGREVATLVNEEKPAGRYRVEFNASSRSAGFSSGIYFYQLRTGNFVSTKKMLVIK